The Lactuca sativa cultivar Salinas chromosome 2, Lsat_Salinas_v11, whole genome shotgun sequence genome includes a window with the following:
- the LOC111893845 gene encoding F-box protein At2g02240, translating into MQTCGMPKGFDSAAYSDAFWERLLRSDYRELIARAVSPLDFGSKNKLYFSLSYTHILLDRGYLSFQLDKESGKKCYMLGAKELSITWQHDTQYWEWTHIPESRFPEVCILKQVYWLSIHGRIVAGMLSQNNTYDAYLVFGTTKDSRGVSVPAKTRLSFGGSEMETENVYLQRPHRVQENYVFPHKRKDGWMEIKLGEFDYNEGDNGKVEMAYEEIKLGHWKKGLIVEGIELRPK; encoded by the exons ATGCAGACATGTGGCATGCCAAAAGGATTCGACTCAGCTGCATATTCTGATGCCTTTTGGGAGCGGCTTCTGCGATCGGATTACCGTGAACTAATTGCCAGGGCAGTTTCTCCGCTGGATTTTGGCTCTAAAAACAAACTGTACTTTTCCTTATCGTACACACATATCCTCCTCGATCGTGGCTATCTG AGCTTCCAGCTAGATAAGGAGAGTGGGAAGAAGTGTTATATGTTAGGAGCAAAGGAGCTATCAATTACATGGCAACATGACACTCAATACTGGGAATGGACACATATACCAGAATCAAG GTTCCCGGAGGTGTGCATACTTAAACAAGTTTATTGGCTTTCAATCCACGGAAGAATAGTAGCAGGGATGTTGTCCCAAAACAATACATATGATGCGTATCTTGTCTTTGGAACTACTAAGGATTCCAGAGGAGTTTCCGTGCCAGCAAAAACAAGGTTAAGTTTTGGTGGGTCAGAAATGGAAACCGAAAATGTTTATCTTCAAAGGCCACATCGTGTGCAAGAAAACTATGTGTTTCCTCATAAGAGGAAGGATGGGTGGATGGAGATCAAACTGGGAGAATTTGATTACAATGAAGGAGATAACGGGAAGGTTGAGATGGCGTATGAGGAGATCAAGTTGGGACACTGGAAGAAGGGTCTTATCGTGGAGGGTATCGAGCTTCGGCCTAAATAA
- the LOC122196604 gene encoding uncharacterized protein LOC122196604 — MNDDENESSKRKKKHGTLDWFVNAQKKIKTQDDSSSTPDNITHGSTKFPSRERESQFDVNTLPHDPGLRKNIIDYHPNDQDAVRKEHIQRGPCQPRGHQFLQTYFGGYMCRFIPTWFDKHQWLECSIEKEAAFCFLCYLFRDKDEFNGKGGDAFVTDGFKSWNMPNRFDRHVGAVNSIHKRDREKFEMLTKPKKSIQSAFEQQSTKAQKEYHTRLLASLHSKHNEEVDKVVLKNAPKNLQVTSPSIQKDIIHACAKETTKHIIRELGEDYFAILVDESADAIYSLLAEYSLSPSKIRGQGYDEASNMKGESNCLKTLILKETTSAYYVHCFAHQLQLTLVAVSKKSIDCGWLFEILTNLLNVIGVSCKRKEMLREAQAQKVAQAFDDGKLESGKGLNQEISLGRPGDTRWGSHYKLIVNVISLYPVICKVLDKIGDVSSSSDDRLKADVDGYSLESFDFIFMIHLMKIIFGVANDLNKALQRKDQDIVNVMALVTLTKQRIQQVRDNGWEPLLSSVVSFCEKNCIEAPNMEDVYVPNGRKNVANYTPRIFIIFELKSLLRSLICNFKS; from the exons ATGAATGATGATGAAAACGAGTCATCAAAACGCAAGAAGAAACATGGGACGTTAGATTGGTTTGTTAATGCTCAAAAGAAAATAAAGACTCAAGATGATTCTTCGTCGACGCCCGATAATATCACACATGGTAGCACCAAATTTCCATCTAGGGAAAGAGAAAGTCAATTTGATGTAAATACACTTCCACATGATCCAGGCTTGAGGAAGAATATCATTGATTATCATCCCAACGACCAAGATGCAGTGAGGAAAGAACATATACAAAGAGGTCCTTGCCAACCACGTGGTCATCAATTTCTTCAAACATATTTTGGAGGCTATATGTGTCGCTTTATTCCTACTTGGTTTGATAAACATCAATGGCTTGAATGTAGTATTGAAAAAGAGGCGGCTTTTTGTTTTCTATGCTACTTATTTAGGGACAAGGATGAATTTAATGGAAAAGGTGGAGATGCTTTTGTTACGGATGGCTTTAAAAGTTGGAATATGCCAAATAGGTTCGATAGACATGTGGGAGCTGTTAATAGTATCCATAAGCGAGATAGAGAAAAATTTGAGATGCTTACCAAACCCAAAAAGTCGATACAAAGTGCTTTTGAGCAACAATCTACAAAAGCCCAAAAAGAATATCACACTCGTTTACTTGCTTCGTTACACT CAAAACATAATGAGGAAGTTGATAAAGTTGTATTGAAAAATGCTCCAAAGAACTTACAAGTAACCTCCCCTTCCATTCAAAAAGATATCATACATGCTTGTGCAAAAGAAACAACTAAACACATTATTAGAGAACTTGGTGAAGATTACTTTGCAATATTGGTGGATGAATCGGCTGAT GCAATTTATTCTTTGCTTGCGGagtattcattaagtccatctaAAATTCGAGGCCAAGGATATGACGAAGCTAGCAATATGAAGGGTGAAAGTAATTgccttaaaaccctaatcttaaaaGAAACCACATCCGCATACTATGTCCATTGTTTTGCTCATCAACTTCAACTAACATTAGTTGCAGTTTCAAAAAAGAGCATAGATTGTGGTTGGCTCTTTGAGATACTTACAAACTTACTGAATGTCATTGGAGTTTCTTGTAAGAGAAAAGAAATGTTGCGAGAAGCTCAAGCTCAAAAGGTTGCACAAGCATTTGATGATGGTAAACTTGAAAGTGGCAAaggattgaatcaagagataagTTTGGGAAGGCCGGGTGATACTCGTTGGGGATCCCACTATAAACTGATTGTGAATGTTATTTCCCTATATCCTGTGATATGCAAGGTTCTTGATAAGATTGGAGATGTATCTTCAAGTTCAGATGACCGGCTAAAAGCGGATGTTGATGGTTATTCACTTGAGTCTTTTGATTTTATATTCATGATACATTTGATGAAGATTATTTTTGGTGTGGCAAATGATTTGAACAAAGCTTTACAAAGAAAAGATCAAGACATAGTTAATGTTATGGCGTTGGTGACGTTGACCAAACAACGAATACAACAAGTAAGAGATAATGGGTGGGAACCTCTCTTAAGTTCAGTCGTATCCTTTTGTGAAAAAAATTGCATCGAAGCTCCTAATATGGAAGATGTATATGTCCCGAATGGTAGAAAAAACGTGGCAAATTACACACCACGAATCTTCATCATTTTCGAGTTGAAGTCTTTGTTGCGATCATTGAtttgcaacttcaagagttga